The Musa acuminata AAA Group cultivar baxijiao chromosome BXJ1-3, Cavendish_Baxijiao_AAA, whole genome shotgun sequence genome window below encodes:
- the LOC135636217 gene encoding putative invertase inhibitor yields MRPSTICILLAVAVLLLHYHLLPGVEASVEKACRDAANSSPNINYDFCVAELLPYPGSGSADQKSLTVIAATLAKDKTTSASAKVKSLLARTSDPKTKQGLESCGSVYEDLFSDLNTSIPAIKEGRLVDAKTYLSAAVDAPDTCEDGFKELKVPSPLTKEDSDLTQMCTIALAFTNMLG; encoded by the coding sequence ATGAGGCCGTCCACCATCTGTATTCTCCTCGCGGTGGCAGTCCTCCTCCTCCACTACCACCTCCTCCCCGGGGTGGAGGCATCGGTTGAGAAGGCGTGCAGGGACGCGGCGAATAGCAGCCCCAATATCAACTATGACTTCTGCGTGGCGGAGCTCCTCCCGTACCCGGGGAGCGGGTCGGCGGACCAGAAGTCGCTGACGGTGATCGCGGCTACCTTGGCGAAGGACAAAACCACCAGCGCCAGCGCTAAGGTCAAGAGTTTGCTAGCCAGAACGAGTGATCCAAAGACGAAGCAGGGCTTGGAGTCTTGCGGGAGCGTCTACGAGGACCTGTTCTCCGACCTCAACACGTCCATCCCGGCCATCAAGGAGGGTCGCCTGGTCGACGCCAAGACCTATCTTAGCGCCGCTGTGGACGCGCCCGACACCTGCGAGGACGGTTTCAAGGAGCTGAAGGTCCCCTCGCCCTTGACCAAGGAGGACTCCGACTTGACGCAGATGTGCACTATTGCTTTAGCCTTCACCAATATGCTGGGGTGA